A part of Terriglobus roseus genomic DNA contains:
- the sdhA gene encoding succinate dehydrogenase flavoprotein subunit — MATTPRIIVVGGGLAGLSAVMKIAEAGGKVDLFSIVPVKRSHSVCAQGGINAAKNLKGEGDNVDKHFDDTVYGGDFLANQTPVKNMTAQGPAIIDLLDRMGVPFNRTPEGLLDFRRFGGTLYHRTAFAGATTGQQLLYALDEQVRRYESEGKVTKYEGWEFLSAVIDSTGVCRGICAMDLRTMEVRTFPADAIIICTGGNGAIFGKSTNSVVCTGSAQSALYQQGAYYSNGEFIQVHPTAIPGEDKLRLMSESARGEGGRVWVPRKKGDPRPAKTIPEADRYYFLEEKYPKYGNLVPRDIATREIHKIVYEQDLGIDGQPMVYLDVSHIDRATLEKKIEGILEIYEKFVGEDPHEVPMKIFPGVHYTMGGLWVDFNQQTNIPGIFAAGEADYSIHGANRLGANSLLSCIYGGFVAGPQAMTYAKNLPAQTGDGGHAAEKVRQMEYNNILLQNQGTENPFKLWRELGDTMTRHATIVRYNAGLKEADAKIVELLERYRNINLTDKSQWANTSFAFSRQLYNMLQLARVIVQGAEKRDESRGAHYKPDFPDRNDEQFLKSTMAAYDAKSDAPVITYEEVDTQWIKPRPRVYTSS; from the coding sequence ATGGCAACAACACCACGCATCATCGTCGTAGGCGGCGGTCTAGCCGGACTCTCCGCGGTCATGAAGATCGCCGAAGCCGGCGGCAAGGTCGACCTCTTCTCCATCGTCCCGGTCAAGCGCTCGCACTCCGTCTGCGCGCAGGGCGGCATCAACGCTGCCAAGAACCTCAAGGGCGAAGGCGACAACGTCGACAAGCACTTTGACGACACCGTCTACGGCGGCGACTTCCTCGCCAACCAGACGCCCGTAAAGAACATGACGGCGCAGGGTCCCGCCATCATCGACCTGCTCGACCGCATGGGTGTCCCGTTCAATCGCACGCCTGAGGGTCTGCTCGACTTCCGTCGCTTCGGCGGCACTCTCTATCACCGCACCGCATTCGCCGGAGCCACCACCGGCCAGCAGCTTCTCTACGCGCTGGACGAACAGGTGCGCCGCTACGAGTCCGAAGGCAAGGTCACCAAGTACGAAGGCTGGGAATTCCTCTCCGCAGTCATCGACAGCACCGGCGTATGCCGCGGCATCTGCGCCATGGACCTGCGCACCATGGAAGTCCGCACCTTCCCCGCCGACGCCATCATCATCTGCACCGGCGGCAACGGAGCCATCTTCGGCAAGTCCACCAACTCCGTCGTCTGCACCGGCTCCGCGCAGTCCGCGCTGTATCAGCAGGGCGCGTATTACTCCAACGGCGAGTTCATCCAGGTGCACCCCACCGCCATCCCCGGTGAAGATAAGCTGCGCCTCATGTCGGAATCAGCACGCGGCGAAGGTGGCCGCGTCTGGGTACCGCGCAAGAAGGGCGACCCACGCCCTGCCAAGACCATCCCCGAGGCCGATCGCTACTACTTCCTCGAAGAGAAGTATCCGAAATACGGCAACCTGGTCCCGCGTGACATCGCCACCCGCGAGATTCACAAGATTGTCTACGAGCAGGACCTGGGCATCGACGGCCAGCCGATGGTCTACCTCGACGTCTCGCACATCGACCGCGCCACGCTCGAAAAGAAGATCGAAGGCATCCTCGAAATCTACGAGAAGTTCGTCGGCGAAGACCCGCACGAAGTTCCCATGAAGATCTTCCCCGGCGTCCACTACACCATGGGCGGCCTCTGGGTCGACTTCAACCAGCAGACCAACATCCCCGGCATCTTCGCCGCAGGTGAAGCAGACTACTCCATCCACGGCGCAAACCGCCTCGGTGCGAACTCGCTGCTTTCCTGCATCTACGGTGGCTTCGTTGCCGGCCCGCAGGCCATGACCTACGCGAAGAACCTGCCCGCGCAGACCGGCGACGGCGGCCACGCAGCCGAAAAGGTTCGTCAGATGGAGTACAACAACATCCTTCTGCAGAACCAGGGCACGGAAAATCCCTTCAAGCTGTGGCGCGAACTCGGCGACACCATGACGCGTCACGCCACCATCGTCCGTTACAACGCGGGCCTGAAGGAAGCGGACGCCAAGATCGTGGAACTGCTCGAGCGCTACCGCAACATCAATCTGACGGACAAGAGCCAGTGGGCCAACACATCGTTCGCCTTCTCCCGTCAGCTCTACAACATGCTGCAACTCGCACGCGTCATCGTACAGGGCGCAGAGAAGCGCGACGAAAGCCGCGGCGCACACTACAAGCCGGACTTCCCGGACCGCAACGACGAACAGTTCCTGAAGTCCACCATGGCCGCATACGACGCAAAGTCAGACGCACCGGTCATCACCTACGAAGAAGTCGACACGCAGTGGATCAAACCACGCCCACGCGTCTACACCAGTTCCTAG
- a CDS encoding succinate dehydrogenase, with protein sequence MGSVAGVAPPDNAHRKGVKPLRAGQGHSFLLRKLHSLTGIVPIGAFLIEHIISNLEIVHGPVAYAKQVLFLNSLPLVRVLEWAFIFIPLLFHAGYGVFIAVRGRSNVNVYPLAGNWMYVMQRVSGIIALLYIIQHLWFQRFSGVSLPEHPGLAYWKVQYELSNPWMVAVYVIGMVATCFHFSYGIWLFCAKWGITPGDDARRKLGYATTAFGVILCGLGLWSIAAIVSAPMVPAVEVIPAPADDSAPAVVPTYQVPTVQQYDSNGQPIPQSAVPQQYAPQPQQ encoded by the coding sequence ATGGGCTCAGTCGCAGGGGTAGCACCACCCGATAACGCACACCGCAAGGGCGTGAAGCCGCTGCGCGCCGGCCAGGGACACTCGTTCCTGCTGCGCAAACTCCACTCGCTCACCGGCATCGTCCCCATTGGCGCGTTCCTGATCGAGCACATCATCTCGAACCTTGAGATCGTGCACGGCCCCGTCGCCTACGCCAAACAGGTTCTCTTCCTTAACAGCCTGCCGCTCGTGCGCGTGCTGGAGTGGGCCTTCATCTTTATTCCGTTGCTCTTCCACGCGGGCTACGGCGTTTTCATCGCCGTCCGCGGACGCTCCAACGTGAACGTCTATCCGTTGGCCGGCAACTGGATGTACGTGATGCAGCGCGTCTCGGGCATCATTGCCCTGCTCTACATCATTCAGCATCTTTGGTTCCAGCGCTTCTCCGGCGTCAGCCTGCCGGAACATCCGGGCCTCGCGTACTGGAAGGTGCAGTACGAACTTTCCAACCCGTGGATGGTTGCGGTTTACGTCATCGGCATGGTCGCCACCTGCTTCCACTTCTCGTACGGCATCTGGCTCTTCTGCGCCAAGTGGGGCATCACCCCCGGCGACGACGCACGCCGCAAGCTCGGCTATGCCACCACCGCATTCGGAGTCATCCTCTGCGGTCTCGGTCTGTGGAGCATCGCTGCCATCGTGTCAGCGCCTATGGTTCCGGCAGTGGAAGTGATCCCCGCCCCGGCAGACGACTCAGCACCAGCAGTAGTGCCCACGTATCAGGTTCCGACCGTGCAGCAGTACGACAGCAACGGTCAGCCAATCCCGCAGAGCGCGGTGCCGCAGCAGTACGCGCCGCAGCCACAGCAGTAA
- a CDS encoding non-canonical purine NTP pyrophosphatase — MILYVATSNAGKLRDFRTAATDTPGFDIQPLPGLADIPAPPEDEPTFEGNARIKAAYYSKFAPGHWVIADDSGLEVDALNGLPGVRSARYAADLNFPSTGNSIDADNNAALLHNLKDATNRTGRYRCALALATDGKVETVAFGKLEGQILTAPQGERGFGYDPYFCAPELNGTMAEASDEDRLRVSHRGRALRSLLRQWRAC; from the coding sequence ATGATTCTGTATGTAGCCACATCCAACGCAGGCAAGCTTCGCGACTTCCGCACCGCCGCAACCGACACACCAGGCTTCGACATTCAACCTCTACCCGGCCTCGCAGACATCCCCGCGCCACCGGAAGACGAACCCACCTTCGAAGGCAACGCCCGCATCAAGGCTGCGTACTACTCAAAGTTCGCGCCCGGTCACTGGGTCATCGCAGACGACTCTGGTCTCGAAGTCGATGCACTCAACGGCCTCCCCGGCGTCCGCTCCGCACGGTACGCAGCCGACCTCAACTTCCCCTCCACAGGCAACAGCATCGACGCAGACAACAACGCCGCGCTACTGCACAACCTGAAAGACGCGACCAACCGCACCGGCCGCTACCGTTGCGCTCTCGCTCTCGCAACCGACGGCAAAGTAGAAACCGTAGCCTTCGGCAAACTCGAAGGCCAGATCCTCACCGCACCACAAGGTGAACGCGGCTTCGGCTACGATCCTTACTTCTGCGCACCGGAACTCAACGGCACCATGGCAGAAGCCAGCGACGAAGATCGCCTCCGCGTAAGCCATCGCGGACGCGCCCTCCGCTCTCTCTTACGACAGTGGCGAGCCTGCTGA
- a CDS encoding inositol-3-phosphate synthase, which yields MEQAATQPKATDIAPAKGKLGVMMPGMGAVATTMIAGVEAVRRGMAKPVGSMAEMGTIRLGKRTEDHSPLIKDFVPLAKLDDLVFTGWDIFGGNLFDAAKTASVLDRDQLEEMRPFLEGIEPMPAAFDQRYVKRLDPKKIKTGKNKCDLANQIRNDIAEFKSKTDRQVMIWTGSTEIFLKEKAVHQTLAAFEKGLVEDDEDIAPSMLYAWACLKEGVPFINGAPNLTCDIPALRELSKQAGAPIAGKDFKTGQTFMKTVLAPALKVRYLGLNGWYSTNILGNRDGEVLDDPDNFKTKEESKLGVLEYILQPDKHPDLYGDIFHKVRINYYPPRGDNKEGWDNIDIFGWMGYPMQLKVDFLCRDSILAAPLALDLCLFMDLAARTPSLKHLGIQEWLSFYFKAPDAAPGIHPEHDLFIQSMKLKNTLRHVMGEDLITHLGLEYYSE from the coding sequence ATGGAGCAGGCAGCAACGCAGCCGAAGGCAACGGATATTGCACCCGCGAAGGGAAAACTGGGCGTGATGATGCCGGGTATGGGCGCGGTGGCCACCACGATGATCGCCGGTGTGGAAGCTGTGCGGCGCGGCATGGCGAAGCCCGTGGGATCGATGGCGGAGATGGGCACGATTCGGCTGGGGAAGCGCACGGAAGATCATTCGCCACTGATCAAGGACTTTGTTCCGTTGGCGAAGTTGGATGATCTTGTGTTCACGGGATGGGATATCTTCGGCGGCAACCTGTTCGATGCTGCGAAGACTGCGTCGGTGTTGGACCGCGATCAGTTGGAGGAGATGCGTCCGTTTCTTGAGGGCATTGAACCGATGCCTGCGGCGTTTGATCAGCGCTATGTGAAGCGGTTGGATCCGAAGAAGATCAAGACGGGAAAGAACAAGTGCGATCTTGCGAATCAGATCCGCAATGACATTGCAGAGTTCAAGAGCAAGACCGATCGACAGGTGATGATCTGGACTGGATCGACCGAAATCTTTCTCAAGGAGAAGGCAGTCCATCAGACACTGGCTGCGTTTGAAAAGGGATTGGTGGAAGACGACGAGGACATTGCGCCGTCGATGCTGTATGCGTGGGCGTGTTTGAAGGAAGGTGTGCCGTTCATTAACGGTGCGCCGAACCTGACGTGTGATATCCCTGCGTTGCGTGAGTTGTCGAAGCAGGCTGGCGCGCCGATTGCCGGTAAGGATTTCAAGACAGGGCAGACGTTTATGAAGACGGTGCTGGCGCCTGCATTGAAGGTTCGTTACCTGGGATTGAATGGATGGTATTCGACGAACATTCTGGGCAATCGTGATGGTGAAGTGCTGGATGATCCAGACAACTTCAAGACGAAGGAAGAGTCGAAGCTGGGCGTGTTGGAATACATTCTGCAGCCGGATAAACATCCCGACTTATATGGCGATATCTTCCACAAGGTGAGGATTAATTACTATCCTCCGCGCGGCGATAACAAGGAAGGTTGGGACAACATCGACATCTTTGGATGGATGGGATATCCCATGCAGTTGAAGGTGGACTTCCTGTGCCGCGATTCGATTCTTGCTGCGCCGCTCGCGTTGGATCTTTGTTTGTTTATGGATCTGGCTGCGCGTACGCCGAGTCTGAAGCATCTTGGGATTCAGGAATGGTTGAGCTTTTACTTCAAGGCTCCGGATGCTGCTCCTGGCATTCATCCTGAGCATGATCTGTTCATTCAGAGCATGAAGCTGAAGAACACGCTACGCCACGTTATGGGCGAAGACCTGATCACGCATCTTGGGCTGGAGTATTACTCGGAATAA